One Aciduliprofundum boonei T469 genomic region harbors:
- the priS gene encoding DNA primase catalytic subunit PriS, with the protein MDANTAFLKSKFREYYLKNDILLPPRFTKREYGFMFFDKKFVLRHKSFKRSSEIKRFLVENVPKHAYYSTAYYKAPDVQDMEEKGWLGADLIFDLDADHIPETEGKRYEDMLKIVKKEAEKLIFDFLVGDMGFKENDLFIAFSGGRGYHIYVRNPEVWELDSDNRREIVNYITGEGVDIYKFFRVEEIKTGRRKRRKIYYLYPLNYGGWYSKVHAEIIRESRYLLEIYNSFGENELIKKINEVLEDKKLSKKLVRELLSENKEYTTKLEHLANSEESQKLQIFKNDALRDLFLIYIKNKIRIKGEVDEPVTTDIHRLIRLIGSLHGKTGFLVRSLTLKEFKYFNPLKDAIPEVFKNENTKIKIKNTLKIELNGEKYELQGEYCVPDYVAIFAIARGLADFIARC; encoded by the coding sequence GTGGATGCAAACACAGCGTTTCTCAAATCTAAATTTCGGGAATACTATTTGAAAAACGATATTCTTTTACCTCCAAGATTTACCAAGAGAGAGTATGGTTTTATGTTCTTTGATAAAAAATTTGTGCTAAGACATAAAAGCTTCAAGAGAAGCTCTGAGATAAAGAGATTTTTGGTAGAAAATGTCCCAAAACATGCGTATTATTCTACCGCCTATTACAAAGCTCCAGATGTGCAAGATATGGAAGAAAAAGGATGGTTAGGAGCCGACCTGATATTTGATCTGGATGCTGATCACATACCAGAAACAGAAGGAAAAAGATATGAAGATATGTTGAAAATAGTAAAAAAAGAGGCAGAGAAATTGATATTTGATTTCTTGGTGGGAGATATGGGGTTTAAAGAAAATGATTTATTTATTGCATTCTCGGGTGGCAGGGGATACCATATTTATGTGAGAAATCCCGAGGTTTGGGAGCTTGATAGCGACAATAGAAGGGAAATTGTGAATTACATAACAGGCGAAGGAGTGGATATTTATAAATTTTTTAGAGTTGAAGAGATTAAAACTGGAAGAAGAAAGAGAAGAAAAATCTATTATCTCTATCCTCTCAACTATGGTGGATGGTACAGCAAAGTGCACGCAGAGATAATCAGGGAGTCAAGGTATCTTCTTGAAATATACAACTCCTTTGGAGAGAATGAGCTTATAAAGAAGATAAATGAAGTTTTAGAAGATAAAAAGTTATCAAAGAAGCTTGTAAGAGAATTATTGTCAGAGAATAAGGAATACACTACAAAATTAGAGCATCTTGCCAATAGTGAAGAGTCACAAAAACTCCAAATTTTTAAGAATGATGCCCTTCGAGATCTCTTCTTGATATACATAAAGAATAAAATAAGAATAAAAGGTGAGGTAGACGAACCTGTAACAACTGACATACATAGGTTAATAAGATTAATAGGTTCATTACATGGAAAAACTGGTTTCCTTGTTAGGTCTTTAACCTTAAAAGAGTTTAAATATTTTAACCCTTTAAAGGATGCTATTCCAGAAGTATTTAAAAATGAAAATACAAAAATAAAAATAAAAAATACACTAAAAATAGAGTTGAACGGGGAGAAGTATGAACTTCAGGGAGAATATTGTGTACCGGATTATGTTGCAATCTTTGCAATTGCAAGAGGTTTAGCTGATTTCATAGCGAGATGCTAG
- a CDS encoding 30S ribosomal protein S17e — MGSIRPSNIKRVARTLVDTYPDKFNGDFENNKIMVSKLTDVQTKRLRNMLAGYVTRYWKIKKMREEGS; from the coding sequence ATGGGATCAATAAGGCCTTCAAACATAAAAAGAGTCGCACGAACGCTTGTGGATACTTATCCTGATAAATTTAATGGCGATTTTGAAAATAACAAAATTATGGTATCAAAATTGACTGATGTGCAGACAAAGAGATTGAGAAACATGCTGGCGGGATATGTTACTAGATACTGGAAAATTAAGAAGATGAGAGAAGAAGGGAGTTAA
- a CDS encoding ABC transporter substrate-binding protein, translated as MQKGVLYGIIAVVVIIIVVVAAWAVMTAPSSNQPTTPPVKNPDTFVWDTIGDPQTLDPAEAYDTASGVVIQNVYETLVTYHGSDTEHIYPLLATSWSVDSTGKNWTFHLRHNVKFSNGDPFNAEAVKFSFDRVLIMNSPQTGVSWILSQFMYTYNATTGKWNSPDGQSSVRVIDDYTVAFHLRKAYGGFLPAIAFTVASIVDPKVVNEHGGVQPNKDNAWMSQNMVGTGPYKLVTWQHNAYIKLEWNPNYWGGWSGHHVKYVIIKNIPEVATREQELLKGDADMAYIPVNHLNDVKGKPGIKVDEGGLTFDVDMIEMNCRPKYQNKTNPLYYKEVRQAISYAIDYNTIIKDVYKGYAIRLQGPIPKGMPGHDNNLFMYPYDVNKAKQLMNDARQKYHLPATIQLTLIYNQGNDVRAHIAQIVKGDLAQIGIAVNVQELAWPTLLDKMDRGDYSMIIVGWAPDYNDPDDYAFPFLGSAAIGGDTYETGWHNATVDKLLLEAKYCVNQTKRIELYKEIQQIAMQDPSFIYLAQNKHVAVYRTWLQGYFYNPVMMLQFYSLYKVSEEKS; from the coding sequence ATGCAAAAAGGAGTATTGTATGGAATAATAGCTGTGGTGGTGATAATAATTGTAGTCGTTGCGGCCTGGGCCGTGATGACGGCACCATCCAGCAATCAACCCACAACACCACCAGTGAAGAATCCAGACACTTTTGTCTGGGACACTATTGGGGATCCACAGACATTGGATCCAGCAGAGGCATATGACACGGCATCAGGTGTGGTTATACAGAATGTGTATGAAACATTGGTAACTTACCATGGAAGCGATACTGAGCATATATATCCGCTTCTAGCAACAAGTTGGAGTGTTGATTCTACAGGTAAGAACTGGACATTCCATCTAAGACATAATGTTAAGTTCTCCAATGGTGATCCTTTCAATGCTGAGGCAGTGAAGTTCTCCTTTGACAGAGTATTGATAATGAATTCTCCACAGACAGGTGTATCTTGGATTCTAAGTCAGTTTATGTATACCTACAATGCCACAACGGGCAAGTGGAATAGTCCAGATGGGCAGAGCAGCGTTAGAGTAATTGACGACTATACAGTTGCATTCCATCTTAGAAAAGCATACGGTGGTTTCTTGCCAGCAATCGCATTCACAGTTGCATCCATAGTTGATCCAAAGGTTGTAAATGAGCATGGTGGAGTTCAGCCCAATAAGGACAATGCATGGATGAGCCAGAATATGGTAGGTACAGGTCCGTACAAGTTAGTTACTTGGCAGCATAACGCATACATAAAACTAGAGTGGAATCCTAACTACTGGGGTGGCTGGAGCGGTCACCATGTTAAGTATGTAATCATAAAGAACATACCTGAAGTAGCAACTAGAGAGCAGGAGCTTCTTAAGGGAGACGCTGATATGGCGTACATTCCTGTGAACCATCTCAATGATGTTAAGGGTAAGCCAGGTATCAAGGTTGATGAAGGTGGATTGACATTTGATGTAGATATGATTGAAATGAACTGCAGACCGAAATATCAGAACAAGACTAATCCTCTATACTATAAGGAAGTAAGACAGGCAATATCCTATGCAATTGATTATAACACCATCATAAAGGATGTTTACAAGGGTTATGCAATAAGACTTCAGGGTCCTATACCAAAGGGTATGCCTGGCCATGACAACAATTTGTTCATGTATCCTTACGATGTAAATAAAGCAAAGCAGCTTATGAATGATGCAAGGCAGAAGTATCATCTTCCTGCAACAATTCAATTGACTTTGATTTACAACCAAGGTAATGATGTCCGTGCCCACATTGCACAGATTGTTAAAGGTGATCTTGCACAGATTGGTATAGCAGTCAATGTGCAAGAACTCGCTTGGCCCACTCTGTTGGATAAGATGGACCGTGGAGATTACAGCATGATTATAGTTGGCTGGGCTCCCGATTACAATGACCCTGATGACTATGCATTTCCGTTCCTTGGCTCTGCAGCAATTGGTGGAGATACATACGAGACAGGCTGGCATAATGCTACAGTGGATAAGCTACTTCTTGAGGCAAAGTACTGTGTAAATCAGACAAAGAGAATTGAACTCTATAAGGAGATACAGCAGATAGCAATGCAGGATCCATCATTCATATATCTCGCGCAGAACAAGCATGTTGCAGTATACAGAACTTGGCTACAGGGATACTTCTACAACCCAGTGATGATGCTACAGTTCTATTCTCTATACAAAGTAAGTGAAGAAAAATCTTAA
- a CDS encoding OB-fold nucleic acid binding domain-containing protein gives MDINALYLLIEDLMSYERFKDEIKKREKEYDGLLNEEAIAYMIVDELGRNPGNKMKIADLYDGINATIEAKIKRIGSVETRKNGELRVMRVDIYDDTGSCQLVLWNEEIDKIGMQLKPEMKIKIINGYVRENIYGLQVSLGRWGIIVFQ, from the coding sequence ATGGACATTAACGCTCTCTATCTCCTTATTGAAGATCTTATGTCCTATGAGAGATTTAAAGATGAGATTAAAAAAAGAGAGAAAGAGTATGATGGGTTACTCAATGAAGAGGCGATAGCTTATATGATTGTAGATGAGCTTGGTAGAAATCCGGGAAATAAAATGAAGATTGCAGATTTATACGATGGAATAAACGCCACGATAGAGGCAAAAATAAAAAGAATAGGCTCCGTGGAAACAAGGAAGAACGGGGAATTAAGAGTTATGAGAGTCGATATTTATGATGATACCGGCTCATGTCAACTCGTACTTTGGAACGAGGAAATAGATAAAATAGGTATGCAACTAAAACCCGAGATGAAGATAAAGATAATAAATGGATATGTTCGAGAGAATATATACGGCTTACAGGTATCGCTTGGAAGATGGGGGATAATTGTATTTCAATGA
- a CDS encoding DUF4430 domain-containing protein gives MQRRLKGGIIAFIAILLIVMILLYPQIPQNQAPQMPQNNTKIIISLYFGEKIIEEKNVKPGENVIDTLEKIANVSTAYNGKFVTGINGIRQNGTFFWFYYVNGILANVGASLYKIHPGDVIRWDFHRWKSNSINYAEIADFPEPFWHGYNGMVYNTTIVYQNRYFKYAKELSSYFEKFGINSILTENITTEELQNNNVIVIGYESSICDYLNSIHTKLGWDYYVKDGNIMAGERVYQGSFIQISQSPFNPKGLNSCENVIMWIYATDENYLSVSIENLLSGNITLFWYFNGERI, from the coding sequence ATGCAGAGAAGATTGAAGGGAGGAATTATTGCATTCATAGCCATCCTATTAATAGTCATGATTCTTTTGTATCCTCAAATTCCCCAGAATCAAGCTCCCCAAATGCCTCAAAATAATACAAAGATAATAATTTCCTTGTATTTTGGAGAGAAGATAATTGAGGAGAAAAATGTTAAGCCGGGAGAGAATGTTATAGATACCCTTGAAAAAATCGCAAATGTATCCACGGCTTATAATGGAAAATTTGTTACAGGAATAAATGGTATACGCCAGAACGGCACATTTTTCTGGTTCTATTATGTGAACGGTATATTGGCTAATGTTGGGGCATCTTTATATAAAATACATCCAGGAGATGTGATAAGATGGGATTTTCATAGGTGGAAATCCAATTCAATAAACTATGCGGAAATAGCAGATTTTCCAGAGCCATTCTGGCATGGTTATAATGGAATGGTTTATAATACCACAATAGTATACCAGAATAGGTATTTTAAATACGCAAAAGAGCTAAGCTCATATTTTGAAAAATTTGGAATAAATTCTATCCTCACAGAGAATATAACTACGGAAGAGTTGCAGAACAATAATGTGATAGTGATTGGATACGAGAGTTCAATATGTGATTATTTGAATAGTATACATACCAAGCTTGGATGGGATTACTATGTTAAAGACGGAAATATCATGGCAGGAGAAAGAGTTTATCAAGGATCTTTTATACAAATATCCCAATCTCCCTTCAATCCCAAGGGCTTGAATTCCTGTGAGAATGTTATTATGTGGATTTATGCCACAGATGAAAATTACTTGAGTGTGAGCATAGAAAATTTGTTAAGTGGGAACATAACTTTATTTTGGTATTTTAACGGTGAGAGGATATGA
- a CDS encoding ABC transporter ATP-binding protein, with product MSDDTILQIYGLKKYFPVKGGMFGKIIAHVKAVDNVSLEIKKGETLGIVGESGCGKTTLGRTILRLIKADDGMIFFETPKNVQDRIRELVGKKDEKSKRELEEIRKKYDLNLKKDKEMMPYRRKMQIVFQDPQSSLDPRMTVKKILAEPLLTHKVVPPHKVEDRIIELLELVGLKKEHLHRFPHEFSGGQRQRIGIARAISLNPDFIVLDEPTSALDVSVQAQILNLLKKLQRDLKLTYIFITHDLSVARHMAHRIGVMYVGKLVELAPAEDLFNDPLHPYTKLLLESIPIPDPTKRKKERKLFTGEVPSAVNPPKGCRFHPRCEYFKAGICDKLEPPLIEAKPGHYVACHLYTKG from the coding sequence ATGAGTGATGATACAATTCTTCAAATTTATGGATTGAAGAAATATTTTCCAGTAAAGGGAGGTATGTTTGGTAAGATCATTGCCCATGTTAAAGCTGTAGATAATGTATCATTAGAGATAAAAAAAGGTGAAACCTTAGGTATAGTTGGAGAATCTGGCTGCGGTAAAACAACATTGGGTAGGACTATTTTAAGGCTTATAAAAGCAGATGATGGCATGATTTTCTTTGAAACACCCAAAAATGTGCAGGATAGAATTAGAGAACTTGTGGGCAAAAAAGATGAGAAATCTAAAAGAGAATTGGAAGAAATAAGGAAAAAATATGATTTGAACTTGAAAAAAGATAAGGAAATGATGCCATATAGAAGAAAAATGCAAATAGTGTTTCAAGATCCACAATCTTCCTTAGATCCCAGAATGACTGTTAAAAAAATACTTGCCGAACCTCTCTTGACGCATAAGGTAGTGCCTCCTCATAAAGTCGAAGATAGAATAATTGAGCTGCTTGAGCTAGTTGGCTTGAAAAAAGAGCACCTTCACAGGTTTCCTCACGAATTTAGTGGGGGACAAAGACAGAGAATAGGTATCGCAAGAGCCATATCGTTAAATCCTGATTTTATAGTGCTGGATGAGCCTACATCTGCGTTGGATGTATCTGTGCAGGCTCAAATTTTAAATCTTCTAAAGAAGTTACAGAGAGACCTAAAATTAACATATATTTTCATCACGCATGACCTGAGTGTAGCTAGGCACATGGCTCATAGAATAGGTGTGATGTATGTAGGAAAACTTGTAGAACTAGCACCTGCTGAAGATTTATTCAATGATCCTCTCCATCCTTACACTAAATTGCTCCTTGAATCCATACCTATACCAGACCCAACTAAGAGAAAGAAAGAGAGAAAATTGTTTACAGGCGAGGTACCAAGTGCCGTCAATCCACCCAAAGGATGCAGGTTTCATCCAAGATGCGAATATTTCAAAGCTGGTATATGTGATAAACTAGAGCCACCATTAATCGAAGCAAAGCCAGGGCATTATGTAGCCTGCCACCTTTACACAAAGGGATAA
- a CDS encoding class I SAM-dependent methyltransferase has product MEREIEKAIALIRRGYPKERIIKKISKNLDAEEVYEVAKCRIKIKDKFSKKELYFDTYGLRYSTPEVIGKYRAERVRDYTIADISCGVGMQAIFFARTNRKVLCVDIDKRRIEYARRNAKTYGIKNMQFICGDCCSNEIYNIAKRYDIIFSDPARSEEEKERDLRNLLPSPLKIIEKYGKRDYIFDIPPQISQDKIPKDWEKEYISLNGSIRRLTAYIGSLYRVDRRAVALPSGETLESNDDDVFTLKSEFSNYVYIVDEAPYYAHLLGELEKRYKGLWYVSTGKRRTLASSDNLIKSPFLKPFIVLDYSENLEDIIKFLRKEKFGKVTLRMKLNPKEYWKIRGKIERELSGTDKASLFHINGVYVVAKDVT; this is encoded by the coding sequence ATGGAAAGGGAAATAGAGAAGGCAATTGCTCTGATTCGCAGAGGTTATCCAAAGGAGAGAATAATAAAAAAGATCTCTAAAAATCTCGATGCCGAGGAAGTATATGAAGTTGCAAAGTGCAGAATAAAAATAAAGGATAAATTCTCAAAAAAAGAGCTGTATTTTGACACCTATGGATTGAGATACTCTACACCAGAAGTTATAGGGAAATACAGAGCGGAAAGAGTAAGGGATTATACAATAGCGGATATAAGCTGCGGTGTTGGAATGCAGGCAATTTTTTTTGCCCGCACAAATAGAAAGGTTTTATGTGTGGATATTGATAAGAGAAGAATTGAATATGCAAGAAGAAATGCTAAAACATACGGAATAAAAAATATGCAATTTATCTGCGGAGATTGTTGTAGCAACGAAATTTACAATATCGCTAAAAGATATGATATAATCTTTTCAGATCCTGCAAGAAGTGAGGAGGAGAAAGAAAGAGATTTAAGAAATCTCTTGCCTTCACCTTTAAAAATTATAGAGAAATATGGAAAGAGAGATTACATATTTGATATACCTCCCCAAATTTCTCAAGATAAAATCCCAAAAGATTGGGAAAAAGAGTATATATCGTTGAATGGTAGCATTAGAAGATTAACAGCATATATTGGTAGCCTCTACAGAGTTGATAGAAGAGCCGTTGCATTACCTTCTGGTGAAACACTGGAATCAAATGACGATGATGTATTTACTTTAAAAAGTGAGTTTAGTAATTACGTTTATATAGTTGATGAAGCACCTTATTATGCCCATTTGTTAGGGGAGCTAGAAAAAAGGTACAAAGGATTGTGGTATGTTTCTACAGGGAAAAGAAGAACCCTGGCATCATCTGATAATTTAATCAAATCTCCTTTTCTAAAGCCTTTCATTGTTTTGGACTATTCTGAGAATTTAGAGGACATAATTAAATTCCTGCGTAAGGAGAAATTCGGAAAGGTTACATTGAGAATGAAGTTGAATCCAAAGGAATATTGGAAAATAAGGGGGAAAATAGAAAGAGAATTAAGTGGAACGGATAAAGCTTCGCTTTTTCACATTAATGGAGTATATGTGGTAGCAAAGGATGTAACATAA
- a CDS encoding ABC transporter permease, with amino-acid sequence MAEIGAIRSFSKAHESQIKEFKYTLHLIRKSPLTLTGLIILIFIFLVAVFAPWIAPYHPQYVGGQQYWPYDSSAMLEPPSWKHLFGTDDMGHDIFSMVVYGTREALYIGFIVVIVAMLIGVLLGAYSGYIGGWFDEIMMRICDMFFAFPGLILAMAITAALGPGLQNVMYALMIVWWPGYTRIVRGQVLSVKENQYIEAARAIGISRFKIIWKHVIPNSLPPILVQATMDLGNVILTAAGLAFLGLGAAAYTADWGVMVSQGRSWLVSGYWWWSTFPGLAIFITVLAFNLFGDGIRDILDPRLRR; translated from the coding sequence ATGGCTGAAATTGGAGCAATAAGGAGTTTTTCGAAGGCTCACGAGTCGCAGATTAAAGAGTTTAAGTATACATTGCATTTAATAAGAAAGAGTCCTCTAACGCTCACAGGTTTAATTATTCTAATCTTCATATTCTTGGTTGCGGTTTTTGCTCCTTGGATCGCCCCATACCATCCTCAATATGTGGGTGGACAACAGTATTGGCCCTATGATTCATCAGCGATGCTTGAGCCACCTAGTTGGAAACACTTGTTTGGTACCGATGATATGGGCCATGATATATTTAGTATGGTCGTTTATGGTACTCGAGAAGCCCTTTACATAGGATTCATAGTTGTAATAGTGGCAATGCTTATAGGTGTTCTCTTGGGGGCATACTCAGGTTATATTGGAGGATGGTTTGATGAAATTATGATGAGAATCTGCGATATGTTCTTTGCGTTTCCCGGATTAATTTTGGCAATGGCTATAACTGCAGCTCTCGGTCCGGGATTGCAGAATGTTATGTATGCATTAATGATCGTTTGGTGGCCTGGATATACAAGAATAGTGAGAGGCCAAGTTCTATCTGTAAAGGAGAATCAATATATAGAGGCAGCAAGGGCTATTGGCATAAGTAGATTCAAAATAATATGGAAACATGTCATACCAAACTCATTGCCCCCAATTCTTGTCCAAGCTACCATGGATCTTGGAAATGTTATTCTAACTGCTGCAGGTCTGGCCTTCTTGGGTCTAGGTGCTGCTGCATACACTGCAGACTGGGGCGTTATGGTTAGCCAAGGGCGCTCTTGGCTGGTTTCTGGCTATTGGTGGTGGTCCACATTTCCAGGACTTGCAATATTCATAACTGTACTAGCTTTCAATCTATTTGGTGATGGAATCAGAGATATCTTGGATCCGAGGTTAAGGAGGTGA
- a CDS encoding ABC transporter ATP-binding protein, whose product MDNEILLKVEDLHTYFYTYEGVVKAVDGVSFFVKKGEIFGLVGETGCGKSVTALSVIGLIDEPGKIESGKIIFQGKNLRELPEDEMRKIRGKGISMIFQEPMTALNPVYTIGDQILEIILLHKYGIENIKKAPKDIKKKERKNVIDMLRLVRMPDPERAIDSYPHELSGGMRQRAMIAMMLATEPSLLIADEPTTALDVTVQAQILNILLDMREKLGISIILITHDLSVVADVCDRVAVMYAGNIVEMADVYTIFKNPVHPYTRGLMQAIPSIAEKKEELKYIKGSVPNLIYPPPGCRFHPRCEYAQDICKKEKPKLVEIEPGHYVACHFAKEFFEKIKETEGEDNE is encoded by the coding sequence ATGGATAATGAGATATTGTTAAAGGTTGAAGATCTTCATACTTATTTTTACACTTATGAGGGAGTTGTAAAAGCTGTGGATGGTGTTTCTTTCTTTGTAAAAAAGGGGGAAATTTTCGGGCTCGTAGGTGAAACTGGTTGCGGAAAATCAGTAACTGCTCTTTCTGTAATTGGGTTAATTGATGAGCCTGGAAAGATAGAGAGCGGAAAGATAATTTTCCAAGGGAAGAACCTTAGAGAGTTACCAGAGGATGAAATGAGAAAAATTAGAGGTAAAGGTATAAGTATGATATTTCAAGAGCCTATGACTGCTTTAAATCCTGTGTACACCATAGGTGATCAAATTCTAGAGATAATCCTGTTGCATAAATATGGTATTGAAAATATCAAAAAAGCTCCAAAAGATATTAAAAAGAAGGAAAGAAAAAATGTTATAGATATGTTGAGGTTAGTTAGGATGCCTGATCCGGAGAGAGCTATAGATAGCTATCCCCACGAGTTGAGTGGAGGAATGAGACAAAGGGCTATGATTGCAATGATGCTCGCTACCGAACCCTCTTTGCTTATAGCAGATGAACCTACAACAGCTTTAGATGTGACTGTTCAAGCTCAGATTTTAAATATCCTACTGGATATGAGAGAGAAATTGGGGATATCAATAATTCTTATTACGCATGATTTGAGTGTTGTAGCAGATGTATGCGATAGAGTAGCGGTGATGTACGCTGGAAATATTGTGGAGATGGCAGATGTTTATACAATTTTTAAAAATCCTGTACACCCCTATACCAGGGGACTGATGCAAGCTATACCCAGTATAGCTGAAAAGAAAGAGGAATTGAAATATATCAAAGGTTCTGTACCCAATCTAATATACCCACCTCCTGGATGTAGATTTCATCCAAGGTGCGAGTATGCCCAAGATATATGCAAGAAGGAGAAACCTAAGTTAGTAGAGATAGAGCCAGGACACTATGTCGCTTGCCATTTTGCTAAGGAATTCTTTGAAAAGATCAAGGAAACGGAGGGTGAGGATAATGAGTGA
- a CDS encoding energy-coupling factor transporter transmembrane component T, translating into MKININHFVIFVWLMLIIYLSLIFSSPYILFSIFLSLIVLKMIMNSHLWHTLMRYTIYFSIFIFIFNILLGTNGETVLVEWNFIKITYESIVFSSSMILRLLIIMGAFAIFNSNVGMEDLINILERLKIPHKAIMTLSISLRFFPIMLEEARDSLNALKLKGLPVSTGSLKDRINARYPAMATLLNISMERAIEIGEALETKGYPSKSRRAWKRINLNTLQKMAVFILIFTAIMGTIYITFHGNFVFYPKVGRNYSVPMCILMFSLPLSLLLGRVSIYD; encoded by the coding sequence ATGAAAATAAACATCAATCATTTTGTTATATTTGTGTGGCTAATGCTTATCATATACTTGAGTTTAATATTTTCCTCCCCATACATTCTATTTTCCATATTTCTCTCATTAATCGTATTAAAGATGATTATGAACTCCCATTTATGGCATACGCTTATGAGATACACTATTTATTTTTCTATTTTCATTTTTATTTTTAACATACTTTTAGGCACAAATGGAGAAACCGTGCTCGTGGAATGGAATTTCATTAAAATTACATACGAATCAATTGTTTTCTCCTCCTCAATGATTCTTCGTCTTCTCATAATAATGGGAGCATTTGCCATATTTAACAGCAATGTGGGAATGGAAGATTTGATAAACATATTGGAGAGATTAAAGATTCCTCATAAAGCGATAATGACCCTATCTATTTCCCTTAGATTTTTCCCAATAATGCTTGAGGAAGCAAGGGATTCTCTAAATGCTTTAAAATTGAAGGGTCTACCTGTATCCACAGGAAGTTTAAAAGATAGAATCAATGCGAGATATCCTGCCATGGCCACCCTTCTCAATATATCGATGGAAAGAGCCATAGAGATTGGAGAAGCTTTGGAGACAAAGGGCTATCCCTCTAAATCCCGGAGGGCTTGGAAAAGGATAAATCTAAATACACTGCAAAAAATGGCTGTTTTCATTCTAATTTTTACTGCCATCATGGGCACCATTTACATAACTTTTCATGGGAATTTTGTTTTTTATCCCAAGGTTGGGAGAAATTATAGCGTTCCAATGTGCATTTTAATGTTTTCATTACCTCTTTCTCTGCTATTAGGGAGGGTGAGCATCTATGATTGA
- a CDS encoding ABC transporter permease — protein sequence MKLWQYIVRRLLLLFPVIIGVTLITFTISFVIPADPARAWAGQKAPPSVVEKIRIEYHLNDPIYVQYYYYITGVFTGNWGYSHSEKRPVAQCLANYFPATFELTLWAMAIAIPTGIYLGVVSAVKRNKIPDHLSRVFALSGVSMPIFWLGLLLILLFYTYLGWLPASGRGIPPRHIYTGLWILDSILSLDWHAFVVDLRHIILPSITLSYATLAVITRMTRSSMLEVLRLDYIKTAKAKGLSNKVVIYRHALRNALIPTLTVSGLAFAGLLGGAVLTETIFAWPGMGRYAYQAISTLDYPAIMGVTLLMAIIFVIGNLIVDIMYAYLDPRIKLGE from the coding sequence ATGAAACTATGGCAATATATTGTTAGGAGATTATTGCTGCTTTTTCCAGTTATCATAGGAGTTACACTGATAACCTTTACAATATCTTTTGTGATACCTGCTGATCCTGCTAGAGCATGGGCTGGACAGAAGGCTCCACCATCGGTTGTTGAGAAAATCAGAATAGAATACCACTTAAATGATCCTATTTATGTGCAATACTACTATTATATCACAGGTGTATTCACGGGAAACTGGGGGTACTCGCATTCGGAAAAAAGACCAGTTGCTCAATGTCTTGCAAATTATTTTCCAGCAACATTTGAATTGACCTTATGGGCCATGGCTATAGCTATCCCAACTGGTATATATTTAGGTGTTGTTTCTGCTGTTAAAAGAAATAAAATACCCGACCATCTTTCAAGAGTTTTTGCTTTGAGTGGTGTATCAATGCCTATTTTCTGGCTTGGTTTACTTTTAATTTTGCTCTTCTATACATATCTGGGCTGGCTACCTGCAAGCGGAAGAGGCATACCGCCTAGACACATTTATACAGGGCTTTGGATACTGGATAGTATATTATCTCTCGATTGGCATGCATTTGTAGTTGATTTACGGCACATTATACTTCCATCCATAACCCTTTCTTATGCAACCTTAGCTGTAATAACAAGGATGACTAGATCCAGTATGCTTGAAGTTCTACGATTAGATTATATAAAGACTGCAAAGGCAAAGGGATTATCAAATAAAGTTGTTATTTATAGGCATGCATTAAGAAACGCTCTGATACCGACTTTAACAGTTTCAGGACTTGCGTTCGCTGGATTGCTTGGAGGCGCAGTCCTTACAGAAACGATTTTTGCTTGGCCGGGTATGGGTAGATACGCTTATCAAGCTATATCAACACTGGATTATCCCGCCATAATGGGAGTCACATTGCTTATGGCTATAATATTTGTGATTGGGAATTTGATTGTGGATATAATGTATGCGTATCTTGATCCAAGGATCAAACTGGGAGAGTGA